Genomic DNA from Ictidomys tridecemlineatus isolate mIctTri1 chromosome 6, mIctTri1.hap1, whole genome shotgun sequence:
GCCTCTTTGTCCCTGATACTGCctcccaaaggcacactcccataCTCCCATTGCCTCAGAGGAAGAAGCTTAGTGGGAATGGCCCCTGGGATATAGAAGAGAGACCCTAAAGGAGATCAGGTGTCGGGGGTCAGCTGAGTATCTTCATGGCCTTCCACAGGCCTCAGTTCCAGATTTTGAGGAAGCTGTCCCAGGAACCAGTGGCCACAGCCATCCCATCAGCTGTGACCCCCAGGCAGCTGACCCTGTTGTCATGACCAGAGAGGATGcctgaggaggaggaaagggaatcAGCCATCCTCCCATGTGTCTTGgaaagtagtgtgtgtgtgtgtgtgtatgcaggaACCATAGATGGGGTAGGCTGGACTCAGCCCCTGAAGGAGACTAAAGGACTAAAAGAGGATTAGCCTTAAGGGGAGGGATTACTCTTGAGGCCAATTCCTCTGTCTAGAACTCAGGTTGGGGGTAGGGTGGGGCAGGCAGGGAAAGGTTCAAAGTGTTGTGTGCTATGAGAAAAGCTAGGGTCACCTTGATGGGAATAGGGAAATAGGGAAGGGACACCCTTTTCATCTAGTTCCTTtgtttatagatgaagaaaatgaggcccagagagaagtGACTTGTGCAAAGGGACTTAGACAATAAGCAACCAAATTAGGTTTTTGATCCTGACTCTCAGGCCCAAGTTTTTTAGCACCTGGTCTCTCCCAGttgaagaaatgaaattatcTGCTTCAGCTCTAGTCCAGGCTGATCCAAGACAAGTCCCTAGATTGGGGCTACAGGATGCTGCAGGCACTTCAGATCTTGGTTCTACTCTCTTCCTTGGCTCCCTGAGACTAACCTTCCCTTCAGTGCATGTTCTTAAAGCTTCAGGCACCCAGAATAGACTGGACATTCAAGGTCCACAGATGTGGGAGTGGCCAGCAGGGAGCAGCCATGCCACtgggcaggggaggagaggggacatGGTCCTAAATTGGGAAGAAGGGATGATGGTTTTTTAACGGTAGAGTTATCCAGTAATTAGGGAAGAGCAGCAATAGTAAGATGGTACCTATAAAGATTGGTGGTAGGAAGGGACAGAACTGGGAAGGAGGGCTGGGTCCTTACCCACACGCTCACACTTCAAGGCATCCCAGACATTGCAGTTGAAGTCATCATAGCCTGCGAAGAGCAGGCGGCCACTAAGCGAGAAGGCCACAGATGTTATGCCACAGATGATGCTCTCATGGGAGTAGTTGGTCAGTTCTTGGTCTGCCCGCAGGTCAAAGAGGCGACAGGAAGCATCGTCTGAACCTGTGCAGATGGCCTCTCCATTGGGGAAGAACTGAGGGTACGGGTGGGAAAGCAGATGGGACTCAGACTGGAGGCAGTCACTGTCCTCCTGCCTGTTCTCTGGCCCCCACCTGATTGCTCAGGGAAAGCTTTTTTTCTCAGTCCACCTGCCTGTCCCTTCCCTGGCCTGAGGTGAGAAATAGTCAGAGCTTGGCTATTCACTGCTGAAATTTATCACATATTGGCTCAGGCACAGCTCCCCCATCACCTTCATTGATCCTTACTACAGTGCTTCAGGCAGGTGTTATTCCCATGTTGCAGGCAAGAGCACAAGGGCTCTTCTGAGGTCACATAGCTAGAAGGGCTGAGGTCATCACAGATTTTACACAAGTGGGCTGGTTAGGGTGTATAAGAATAGGGCCAGTTCagctatataaaataaaatgaatctgaTCATAAGGGACTTCAGATAAACTCAGAGGGAAAGTATAGAAACTTATTTGTACTCAAGAAAGTATTAATGTCATGAAAGAGAAAGGTGGGTAAATGGTTCTagttagaaattaaaagaatgtgataagggggctggggttgaggctcagtagtagagcgctcaccaaacgtgtgaggccctgggttcgatcctcagcaccacataaaaataaataaataaaataaaggtattatgtccaactacaactaaaacaaatattttttttttttttaaataatgtcggggctgggaatgtggctcaagcggtagcgcgctcgcctagcatgcgtgcggcccgggttcgatcctcagcaccatatacaaacaaccatgttgtgtctgccaaaaactgaaaaataaatattaaataattctctcaaaaaaaaagtaaaaaaataatgtgatagGAAATACATAGGTTTCTGCATTGAATCCTGGACAGAAAAACACATTGCCTTTGAGGACATTTTTTGATAAccggttaattttttttttttttttgtaatggtgATTACACCCAAggatactttaccattgagctacattccccaggtctatttgttttttattttaagtcagggtttttcactaagttgctgggggtctcattaaattgctaagaaacttgagatcctcttgcctcagcctcccaagtcactggaattataggcatatgccacttgGCTGATAACTGGTTAAATCTGAATATATACTACAGTATTGTGTCAATGTTGATTTCCTGATTTTAAGAATTATACAGTGGCTACATTAGAGGATGGCCTATTTTTTAGAAGTATTTAAGGAGTAAAGTTGTATGATGTCTGCAACCTACTATCAAAAGACCCAGAGAAAGGactctgggggtgtggctccatGGTTGCCTAGCATTTACAGGGATTCCTCAATCCCCAGCATCTCAAAACAAAAGTAAACAGAATCAGTAAGAAGTGGGCAGACACctggtatgtatgtatatatatatatgtgtgtgtgtctccagaaACAGTGATAAATaaatgtggcaaaatgttaaCAGTGTGTCTAACTTAAAGATACCTGGCAGTTCTTTTGTTAgtttagttttttggggggaggagggtactggggattgaacccaagagtgcttcaTCACTGAGTCCTTGAGCTTGACGTGgagagacagggacttgctaagttgcttagtgactAAGTTGCTTTATTGAGgaacagggacttgctaagttgcttaggctctcactaagtggatgagactggctctgaacttgcaatcttcctgccttagccttctttTGTTAGTTTTGTAACTGTCCTATAAGGTGAAATTATTTCAAGGTAAGAAGTGAAAAATAAGGGGCTAAGGGAGCTCTGGGGGAGGCAAGGAATGTATGTTGTGGGGTGAGTGGTATCGGGAATGGGCACAGGGAGAGGTGCTCACACAGATGGCGTTGATGTCAGACTCGTGGCCAGTGAAAGTCTGACGGCAGGTCCCCTCCCGCACGTCCCAGAGCTTGGCGCTGGCATCACAAGCCCCCGAAATGAAGAGTTTGTAGTCTGGAGACACAGCCAGGCTCATACAGTCACCCGTATGTCCCACAAACACAGTCTTCTGTTGCCCCGTCTCAACATCCCACAGAGCACTGCCAAGAGGGAGGTAAGTTATCACTGAGAGGCCACATGTGCCCCAAACAGGACTATCTCCCAGGCCCCAGCACCCACAGCATTTGGTCCTCACCACGTGGTGTCCCCTGAGCTGGTCACAATGTTGTTGTCATCCAGGAAGCGACAGCAGGAGAGATAACCTGGAGGTGGTTAGAAGGACAGTGCCCCAAGCTGCAAGGGCACAACCTGCCAGGGGCCTGAACTGAAGAGAGGATCTCTCACCTGTGTGAGCAGAGAGCTCCCGGCTGACCTTGACATTGCCCTCACGGGATTTGAGGCTATAGATGGAGCACATGTTGTCCAGCCCCCCACATGCCACAAAGTTCCCCGATGGGGCGTAGGCACAAGTCATGACCCAGGAGGAGCGCAGTGGGATGGCATGCACCTGCAGAGAGGGCAGATTCAGGCAGAGGTGAGAACTGAGCTGAGCTCCAGGTGCTCAGGGGCAGAGGAGAGTGGGCATAGGAAGATTGTGATGGTGGAGGTGGGTAGGTATGGCTGGTACCTTGTTGGTGGTGTAGGTGTCCCACACAATCAGCTTCCCGTCTTGCGAGGCACTTACCAGCAGCCTAGGGAAAGGGCAACCCATGTTATCTATGCctctcttccctgcctccccttcccctcGGGGCTCTTCTCAAGCCTCACTTAGAGTCAGTGGCCCAGTGCATGGCATAGATCTTGGCCAGGTGCCCCCTTAATGTCCGCCGTGTCCGCAGCTGGACTCGTCCCACCACCTCTAGGCCAGACACCAGCTGCAGAGAAAGGGGGATTAGATATCAGATATCTGCCACAGCCACTGATCAATACAAGTTCCTGCTCCAAGGGTAGCCCCCCTTCTCCCAGCCCTGGCCTTAGAGAAATAAGTCCTTGCCCTGAAGTGATTCAGACTCCTATGGGAGACAGATGCTTGCATGACCAGTAGCCTGTATTTAACAACACTTCACCAGActgcagggaggaaggagaggtttttctttttctttctttttttttttttaagagagagtgagagaagggagagagagagagagagagagagaaagagagagagagagagagagaaagagagagagagagagagagagagaattttttaatatttattttttagttctcggcggacacaacatctttgttggtatgtggtgctgaggatcaaacccgggcagcacgcatgtcaggcgagcgcgctaccacttgagccacatccccagcccaggagaggTTTTTCTAATGTAAATTCTCACACCTTGATCAATTTCAAGCTTCCAAAACGAACTTAGGAAAAGATGTACGCAGTTTGCTTTCCTTGGTCTCTCACACTACCGCAGCATGGCCAGCTCTAACTTTGTACCCAGGTATTACTATGACCCTGCATTTCACCTCCTAAAATTTGAGATTTTAGGCCCCTTGAATGCTAGCCAGCCTCTAGACTTAGACTGGGGCTCCAGAATCAACAGACTCAATTTGCCATTACTTGTTTTATTATCTTGGTCAAGTTACTTACCCTCTTCCTCAAGGTATAAAATGAGGCATATCATAGCACCTATCTTACAGAGTTGTCATGAAAATTCTATGAAATTATGCACCTAAACAATTTAGCCCAGTGTCTGGCCTACAGTATTTACtattattaacatatttaatCCAATCTAAGATGCCATCAATTCTAAAAAGCACCGTTATTTTATGTACCACTATGAAAGCAAAAGTGCTATCAATAATAAAGGTAGGGCATCATCCAATTGTTGGATACATCTTGATTTCAGAGATGcctaaaaaattaagaaatgcatATCTTAGAATTGGTGGAAATCAGTCTTAGATAACCATCAACTAGAATCTATGTGGCCTTCATGATTTGCCAAGCCCTCTCACTTCTTTCATCTCCAGGGTCCAAGAGGAGCTATCATCACTCTTGTTTTTTGGATGAGAATAGGAACAATGTCTGCATCTTCAGCATTTAATATGGTACCTGGCACAGAGCAGGTCtctataaatgtttgttgaatgaattcaTTAATGCCTTTCCTTACTCCAAGAACACACTGTACTAAAAAGCCCAGGCACCAGTTTGTTGCTAGTCAGGGAGCTCCTGTCCTCTCCCCTCATGACCTACCCTTGGGGGTATAGGGGGGTCTCACCTCTGCCAGGGTAGTGTCAGCACAGGCTTTCCTGGCATCCTGTAGGGAAAGCAGATATCAGGGAAATCTACAAGCAGGGTGGGGGTCATCATGTGTGAGCCTCAGATGCAGATGGGTATGGGGCTCTGGGTTTTGGGGGAGTCTCAAATGTGAAATCCAAGTTCAGAAAGTCTCTGACCCTTCTAGGTCAGAGGCCTCTGAGGTGTCAAACAGGAGAAAACCCAGCCCTCTTCCCCCAGGCCACACTCCCTCTTATCCTCAGTTTTCTGGGGTCCCTAATGAGAAGGTTCTGGGGTTACTGCAATCTGCTTCTTGAGCTGCTCcgcttcctgcctcagctgctccATTTCCCCCATGGCGGACAGGTAGAGGGGTAGCTCCGGCTCCTGCCAGGAACATGGGGCAGATTTGGCAGGCCACTTTTCTGTCCTTCACACCCCACCCCAGACTGGGTCCCACTATGGTAAATGGGAAAACTACGGAGAGGGTTCCTGAACCCCTTCCCCAGCTAGATCCTCCCATTTGGAGTCCTATGcctccaaccccagcccttctttcagCCTGTTTTGCAGCCCCCCAACCCCAGAAGGAAGAGCCCCGGCCAGTTCCCTCTTACTTGGGCTCTGGCTGGACCTATCCCAGGTTTCCAGCTCCGGTTCCCAGGCGCCTCCTCACTCCCTCAGCTGCGACGCCTGCCTGTCACCTGCCCCGCTCTGCTGCCAGAGaagctggcctggcctggccctgaCTGTGCTGGGTGTGGGGGGGGAGACTGACAGGGAAGGGTAGGGCCAATGACAACAACCAACAACTCAGGCAAATGAAATCAGCTGGCAGGGACTGGgggagaggacagggagggaggaaggtgtGTGGCTTCTAGAGAGACTTGGGCCCAGCCTGTAGGAGGGGTGGGAGCAGGAATATGGGCTAGAGAGAGGAGTGGCCCCCCACAGCTAGCctagagagggaggaggggatgaAGGGGTACCTCCCTGGTCAGTCTCTGCAGGCAGAGATAAGAGCATCAGGCCCCATGGATCAGAGCAAAGCTGTGAGGATTA
This window encodes:
- the Gnb3 gene encoding guanine nucleotide-binding protein G(I)/G(S)/G(T) subunit beta-3 isoform X2, producing the protein MHWATDSKLLVSASQDGKLIVWDTYTTNKVHAIPLRSSWVMTCAYAPSGNFVACGGLDNMCSIYSLKSREGNVKVSRELSAHTGYLSCCRFLDDNNIVTSSGDTTCALWDVETGQQKTVFVGHTGDCMSLAVSPDYKLFISGACDASAKLWDVREGTCRQTFTGHESDINAICFFPNGEAICTGSDDASCRLFDLRADQELTNYSHESIICGITSVAFSLSGRLLFAGYDDFNCNVWDALKCERVGILSGHDNRVSCLGVTADGMAVATGSWDSFLKIWN
- the Gnb3 gene encoding guanine nucleotide-binding protein G(I)/G(S)/G(T) subunit beta-3 isoform X1, whose protein sequence is MGEMEQLRQEAEQLKKQIADARKACADTTLAELVSGLEVVGRVQLRTRRTLRGHLAKIYAMHWATDSKLLVSASQDGKLIVWDTYTTNKVHAIPLRSSWVMTCAYAPSGNFVACGGLDNMCSIYSLKSREGNVKVSRELSAHTGYLSCCRFLDDNNIVTSSGDTTCALWDVETGQQKTVFVGHTGDCMSLAVSPDYKLFISGACDASAKLWDVREGTCRQTFTGHESDINAICFFPNGEAICTGSDDASCRLFDLRADQELTNYSHESIICGITSVAFSLSGRLLFAGYDDFNCNVWDALKCERVGILSGHDNRVSCLGVTADGMAVATGSWDSFLKIWN